Genomic DNA from Acidimicrobiia bacterium:
GTCATGCTCCCGGCGTGATTTCCGGGTTCGGTGCCGACCGACCAGAAGGCCGGAAGCACAAAGGCGCCGATGTCGGCGGATCAAAGCTCACGCCCGTCTACGCGGTTTCCGACGGAGTAATTTCATTCTTTGGCAATGAATGCTGCAGCCTGGCTGTTCGGCATGCGGATGGATGGACCAGCTACTACATCCACCTGAACAATGACTCCCTCTGGGCTGACGACGGCGCCGGTTGGGGCATCGCCCCCGACCTCACCATTGGCACGCCCGTCAAACGTGGCCAACTTCTCGGTTGGATCGGAGACTCTGGTAACGCCGAAACTACGGTTCCTCACCTCCACTTCGAGTTGAGAATGCCCGACGGTACTGCAGTCGACGCGGTCCCTTCGCTCCAGGCTTCCGAGTCGACCTCGACCGCTGCAGCCATGGCCGGCCTGGCGGTCAGCCCGGAGATCGTGGAATTCGATATGACCGGCCCGTTCCGCTTCCCCTACGTTGACGACGACGGAAGCCACTATGAAGCAGCCATCGGTGAGCTAACCGCCCTGGGGTTGGTTACTGGCTGTGGACTGCCGCTCGGCTCAGCCTTTTGCCCGGACGCCCCCGTTTACGGAGCCGACGTCGAGAGCTTCATTCACAACGCTTTCGGACTGGACCTGTCGGCCAGGGACATCATCCAATACGAGCCTCCGACGGGCACCAGGGCCTTGACCGCCATCGTAAGCGTGTTCGACTGTGGAGTCGGTCGCTACTGCGACGGCGAGCCGCTGACCGCCAGAGGCGTGGCTCAAATGTTCGCGGCCATCGGTGATACCGCTCCGGTCCGCACCGGACCGACGGTGCTCGGACTGGCCGCCTGTGATCTGCCCCTGAGCGATCCCGATGTTGTGATCACCCGAGCTGAGTTCGCCGCCGCGGCCGTCGACCTCCTCGGACTAGCCGCCGAAGTCGAATGTGGGGCGGCCGACTAGGCAGGCTCTACTCGCGGGGGCTGACCGTATAACCGGCGTCAATCAATCCTGCCCGAAAGTCTCGCGCCAGGCGGTCCGTTACCGGCCCTGGTTCAAACGAGAACTCGCCAAGGCGAGCGACCGCGACGACTTCCTTGATCGTCGACATTACAAACACCTCAGAGGCCGAGACGATTCGTGAGAGATGGAACCGACCCTCAAGGACCTCTTCCGCCAGATTGAGGACGTAGCGTCGCGTGATGGAGTCGAGGATCAGCAGATCCAGCGCGGGGGTTTCGACTACGCCGTCGATCACCCAGCCAATGGTGAACGTGGGACCTTCCAGGACGATGTCGTCATCGCTCACGAGCAGGGCATCGTCGAATCCCCGTTCCCTGGCAACCCGGCCGGCGTTGACATTTGGCCCGTAGGACAGTGTCTTGGCTCCCGCCAATTCCCAGGGGCGCCCTGCAGAGTGCCACGGTGCCCGAATCGGAAGCAAGGCCAAGTTTTCCAGAAGAGCCGGCAATGGTTCCGAGATAACGACGACAATCGGAGGAGCCACTATCTGATCCGGTCCCCCGCGGGTGGCGATCACTCGCACGATCCCATCCCCCGCCTCCCGGGCGGCGGTCGCAATCCACGCTTCAAGCTCGTCTGCGACCGGAAGCGTCATCCCCAGGGCTGCGGCCGACCACTGCAAACGTTGAATATGTTCGGTCAGCGCAAAGGCGCGCCCACCATAGGATCGAAGTGCCTCGAAACAACCGTCCCCCCGAACGAATCCTGCGTCGTGAACCGACACCGTGCCGGCTTCTGACGGCTCTCCGTTGATCCAGACCGTCACTCATCCACCCCGATACTTGGATGTAATCGGGAGTCGCCGATCCTTACCGAACGCCTTGACCGAAATCTTGACCCCGGGGGCAGCCTGCCGACGTTTGTACTCGTTGTGATCCACCAGTCCGCACACCCGTCGAACCACGGCTTCGTCATAACCCTCGGCGACGATCGACCCGATCGATCGATCTTCCTCGATATAGCGCTCAAGAATCGCGTCCAGGATCGGGTACTCCGGGAGACTATCCGAGTCCTTCTGATCCGGGCGGAGTTCGGCCGAAGGAGCCTTGTCGATAATGGACTGGGGAATAACGACTCCGTTGCGATTGCGCCAGCGGGACAGTTCATACACCTGCATCTTGAATACATCTTTGAGCACTGCGTATCCGCCCGCCATGTCGCCATACAGGGTGGCATAGCCCACAGCCATCTCTGATTTGTTCCCGGTGGCGACCACCATGCCCCCGAATTTGTTCGAGACAGCCATGATGAGGGCTCCCCGCACCCGCGCCTGGAGATTTTCCTCGGCGACTCCGAATTCGGTTCCGACAAATACCGGCTCCAAAGTCTTGAGGTGGGCCTGGAAGATGTCATCCATGGGGAGCACGTTGAAACGGATACCAAGCCGATCGGCCAACTCCTTGGAGTCATGAATCGACCCCTCGCTGGAGAATCGCGAAGGCATCGAGATCCCCCACACATTCTCGGGGCCGAGCGCGTCTGCCGCCAGCGCGGCTGTCAAGGCCGAGTCGATCCCCCCGGAAAGCCCGATGACGACATGCTTGAAGCCATTTTTGCGAACGTAGTCCCCAAGACCGGTAGCGAGGGCCGAGTAGAGCTCCTCGTTCGGTTCCATGGGTGTCGCGAGCGAGCCTGCCGGGCCAGGAGCAACGCCGGCCAGGGGAACATCAACCACAAACCGGTCCTCGACGAATTGAGGCGAGCGATGCAGGACCGTGCCGTCGGCGGCCACAACCAACGACCCACCATCGAACACGAGCTCGTCCTGGCCACCAACGAGGTTCACATAGACCAGCGGCACTCCGGCCGCCCGGGCCCGACCAACGAGCATCTGTTCGCGGGCGGCTGCCTTGCCAAAGTCGTAAGGGGACGCATTGATATTGATCAGTACCTCAGCTCCCGACGCGGCTTGCTGCGCAGCGGGACCGTCGGCGAGCCAGATGTCCTCACAGACCGAGACACCCAGGTTCACACCGATAACCCGGTGGAGATCGGCAGGGGCGCCACCCCGGACAAAGTACCGGCTCTCGTCGAAGACTCCGTAGTTGGGTAGCAAGACCTTGTGATAGGTGCCGACAATCTGACCCTGGTGCAGAATGGCAGCCGCATTCGCCACGGTGCGAGACGTGGCATCATCGGGTTCCTCATCGATCTCATCGGCTCGGTCGACAAAGCCGACGACGGCCACGATGTCGCCGACTTGCTCGGCAATCTTGTTAAGTGCGTCGAGGTTGGCAGACACGAACCCGTCGCGGAGTACCAGGTCCTCCGGCGGGTAGCCTGAAATCGACAGTTCGGGGAAGACCACGATCTGGGCCTGCTGAGCGTGCGCCCATGCGATCGTTTCGACAATGCGACTGGTGTTGGTATCCAGGTCCCCAACGGTGAGGTTTAGTTGAGCGCCGGCGATCCTGATGTGGTCCACGCCGCAAGACTATCGCGCTCGACGGACCATCGGAGCAGACCCTAGGATTGCCGCTCATGTTTGAATTGAAAACGGACCTCATCGAGGCAGCCACAGCACTGCGTCGGGCCATACATCACAATCCCGAACTCGGATATCAGGAAACGGAAACGACCGATGCGGTCGCGACGGCTCTCGATGTACCGGGGATCACCCTCACCCGTCGCACCGGGACCGGTCTCATCGCCGACGTGGGGTCGGCTGGCAAGAGAGTCGCTTTTCGAGCCGACCTCGATGCCCTACCAATCCACGAACTTACCGATGTGGCGTTCGCTTCGAAAACCCCAGGCGTCATGCATGCCTGCGGGCATGACGCCCACACGGCCATTGGTGTAACGATCGCCAAGCATCTCGCCAGGATGGAACTCCCCGGCCGGGTCCGGTTCATCTTCCAGCCTGCCGAGGAAAGTTTCCCGGGGGGAGCCCAGCTACTCGTGAACGAAGACATTCTCGACGATGTCTCTGCAATCCTCGCTTTCCATGTCGACCCTTCGCTTGAAGTCGGCAAGGTCGGTCTCAAGGCTGGTGCGATCACCAGTTCCTCCGACCGTTTCGAGATCATGTTGTCCGGTCCTGGCGGCCACACGGCCCGGCCTCACGAAACCGTCGACCTCCTCCACGCCGCCGGTCGGATGCTCACCGACTTACCTGCCCAATTCGCCAGGAGCATCGACGCTCGCATCCCGGTCGCCATGGTGTTCGGCCAGATCGCCGGCGGTTCGGCCGACAACGTCATTCCCACAGAAGTCCGGATGTCAGGGACCTGCCGGGTGCTTGATGAGCCCACCTGGCAGAGTATCCCCGAACGTCTTGAGCGCCTCGTTCAGGCAATCGTCTCTCCGACCGGCGCTATCGCCAAGCTGACGTACAGTCGAGGGATCGCGCCGGTCGTGAATGACCCGGCCACACTGGCCACCGCCGGGGCGGCCATCGAGGGCGAACTCGGCGCCGGGTCGACGGTGGGCACCGACGCGTCCATGGGAGCTGAAGACTTCTCCAGTTACCTACAGATGATCCCGGGAGCACTGCTCCGACTCGGTGCTTGGGACGGCGTATCGGTAAAGACTGCCTTGCATTCGGCCTTCTTCACGATCGATGAGCGGGCGATCGAAACCGGCGTACGGGCCGGGGCCGCCTCGTTGCTGGCTCTTCTCTCGGCCGAATGACCATCTAGTCACTCCCAACCGACCTGGCGGGTTCCAATCCGGAAACGGCGAACGGTGGATTGGTCAAGGCAGCGCCGGTGCCATGGCCGTTTGGCTGACACTCCAGACAAGTACCAACACCAACGGCTCAGATGGCCTGGAGACGACTACGACCATTAGCCCGACTGACTCCTACTACGAGGGCGGCCAAACCAGCATCGATCTGTTGTTTTCTGACGACCTGGTGAATTGGTCGGTCATTGATTTGAACGAGTTCTTGGGGTCGGTCGCAACCGACAGCGATCTATGGCTGAACCAGATCTCCGTGAGCGATACAACCATCTACTTCACGGTGAGCGGGTACAACCAGGACTCCAACGAAACGTACGCAGCCGCGGTGGTTGGCAGGCGGTAGCCACACACAAGGTGGTGCTCGCCTGCGATGGGGCGGGCACCGGCTGCCCGTTAGGGGATCGCCGCCATCACCTCGTCGAGATCGGCATGATCGCCGGCGTGGTCCTCGAAGTCGGCATACAACAGTCCATCGCCCGGTCCGATCACCAGGGTGGCACCCAGCTGGAATGGCCGGCGACCGCTCTTGCGTTGGCGATGGCCGGCCGCCAGGCTACGCGCCCCGGCCGCCAGGGCGGACGGCTTGGCGATGGAAGCCAATCCGAGCCGCCCGGTTCCGACGAGTTCGGCAGCCAACCCATCTTCGTCGAGTA
This window encodes:
- a CDS encoding aminotransferase class IV family protein; amino-acid sequence: MTVWINGEPSEAGTVSVHDAGFVRGDGCFEALRSYGGRAFALTEHIQRLQWSAAALGMTLPVADELEAWIATAAREAGDGIVRVIATRGGPDQIVAPPIVVVISEPLPALLENLALLPIRAPWHSAGRPWELAGAKTLSYGPNVNAGRVARERGFDDALLVSDDDIVLEGPTFTIGWVIDGVVETPALDLLILDSITRRYVLNLAEEVLEGRFHLSRIVSASEVFVMSTIKEVVAVARLGEFSFEPGPVTDRLARDFRAGLIDAGYTVSPRE
- a CDS encoding NAD+ synthase — encoded protein: MDHIRIAGAQLNLTVGDLDTNTSRIVETIAWAHAQQAQIVVFPELSISGYPPEDLVLRDGFVSANLDALNKIAEQVGDIVAVVGFVDRADEIDEEPDDATSRTVANAAAILHQGQIVGTYHKVLLPNYGVFDESRYFVRGGAPADLHRVIGVNLGVSVCEDIWLADGPAAQQAASGAEVLININASPYDFGKAAAREQMLVGRARAAGVPLVYVNLVGGQDELVFDGGSLVVAADGTVLHRSPQFVEDRFVVDVPLAGVAPGPAGSLATPMEPNEELYSALATGLGDYVRKNGFKHVVIGLSGGIDSALTAALAADALGPENVWGISMPSRFSSEGSIHDSKELADRLGIRFNVLPMDDIFQAHLKTLEPVFVGTEFGVAEENLQARVRGALIMAVSNKFGGMVVATGNKSEMAVGYATLYGDMAGGYAVLKDVFKMQVYELSRWRNRNGVVIPQSIIDKAPSAELRPDQKDSDSLPEYPILDAILERYIEEDRSIGSIVAEGYDEAVVRRVCGLVDHNEYKRRQAAPGVKISVKAFGKDRRLPITSKYRGG
- a CDS encoding M23 family metallopeptidase, with product MTRYLGILMLTGLLMVSPIVAGAQTTPNPSDRLSMCDPVTLSDLFPEPVEPAPFDTPISIGGRGRTPIAPVTPPVTPVTVPPDAPEVNCRPFVYEMGSPVGHAPGVISGFGADRPEGRKHKGADVGGSKLTPVYAVSDGVISFFGNECCSLAVRHADGWTSYYIHLNNDSLWADDGAGWGIAPDLTIGTPVKRGQLLGWIGDSGNAETTVPHLHFELRMPDGTAVDAVPSLQASESTSTAAAMAGLAVSPEIVEFDMTGPFRFPYVDDDGSHYEAAIGELTALGLVTGCGLPLGSAFCPDAPVYGADVESFIHNAFGLDLSARDIIQYEPPTGTRALTAIVSVFDCGVGRYCDGEPLTARGVAQMFAAIGDTAPVRTGPTVLGLAACDLPLSDPDVVITRAEFAAAAVDLLGLAAEVECGAAD
- a CDS encoding amidohydrolase; the protein is MFELKTDLIEAATALRRAIHHNPELGYQETETTDAVATALDVPGITLTRRTGTGLIADVGSAGKRVAFRADLDALPIHELTDVAFASKTPGVMHACGHDAHTAIGVTIAKHLARMELPGRVRFIFQPAEESFPGGAQLLVNEDILDDVSAILAFHVDPSLEVGKVGLKAGAITSSSDRFEIMLSGPGGHTARPHETVDLLHAAGRMLTDLPAQFARSIDARIPVAMVFGQIAGGSADNVIPTEVRMSGTCRVLDEPTWQSIPERLERLVQAIVSPTGAIAKLTYSRGIAPVVNDPATLATAGAAIEGELGAGSTVGTDASMGAEDFSSYLQMIPGALLRLGAWDGVSVKTALHSAFFTIDERAIETGVRAGAASLLALLSAE
- a CDS encoding AhpC/TSA family protein, which encodes MVAIGTGGKRYAQSFIEDERVPFDVLLDEDGLAAELVGTGRLGLASIAKPSALAAGARSLAAGHRQRKSGRRPFQLGATLVIGPGDGLLYADFEDHAGDHADLDEVMAAIP